A genomic window from Lotus japonicus ecotype B-129 chromosome 1, LjGifu_v1.2 includes:
- the LOC130732586 gene encoding alpha carbonic anhydrase 4-like isoform X1, whose amino-acid sequence MTLPTNHNLFSLVFLVTILCSSLFLTTTASESKGEEYIYTKGARNGPENWGSLKPEWEVCRNGKSQSPIDIKNVEGFSQLGKLKKDYKVAPATLKNRGHDIMLQWDGDAGKLNINGTYYKFVQSHWHTPSEHTLNGSKFDMEMHAVHENSKGERAVIGIWYTIGQPDPLLSKLLDNIKLSGDNKDIDLGILNPGLIKFGSRKYYRYVGSLTTPPCSEGVIWTIVKKVRTVSREQLKALKEAVHDGFEINARPTQELNGRKVWLYTPNVV is encoded by the exons ATGACCCTCCCCACCAACCACAACTTGTTCTCATTGGTCTTCCTAGTGACCATTCTATGTTCCTCTTTGTTCCTCACCACAACAGCTTCTGAATCTAAAG GTGAAGAATACATCTACACTAAAGGAGCTAGAAATGGACCAGAGAATTGGGGGAGTCTAAAACCTGAGTGGGAAGTTTGTAGAAATGGAAAATCTCAATCTCCAATTGATATTAAAAATGTAGAGGGGTTTTCTCAACTTGGAAAACTTAAAAAAGATTACAAAGTAGCTCCTGCCACCTTGAAGAATAGGGGCCATGACATCATG CTCCAGTGGGACGGAGATGCAGGGAAGCTTAACATAAATGGAACTTACTACAAGTTTGTGCAAAGTCATTGGCACACACCTTCAGAGCACACGTTGAATGGATCAAA GTTTGACATGGAAATGCATGCAGTCCATGAAAACTCTAAAGGAGAGAGAGCTGTTATTGGAATATGGTATACAATTGGCCAGCCAGATCCCTTGCTTTCAAAG CTGCTCGACAACATAAAATTAAGTGGAGACAACAAGGACATAGATTTGGGAATACTTAACCCAGGACTCATCAAGTTTGGAAGCAGAAAGTATTACAGATATGTTGGTTCTCTGACAACACCACCATGCTCTGAAGGTGTTATTTGGACAATAGTGAAGAAG GTTAGGACGGTCTCAAGGGAGCAGTTGAAGGCCTTAAAAGAAGCTGTTCATgat GGATTTGAGATCAATGCAAGGCCAACCCAGGAGCTTAATGGAAGAAAAGTTTGGTTATATACTCCAAATGTGGTGTGA
- the LOC130732586 gene encoding alpha carbonic anhydrase 4-like isoform X2 translates to MTGEEYIYTKGARNGPENWGSLKPEWEVCRNGKSQSPIDIKNVEGFSQLGKLKKDYKVAPATLKNRGHDIMLQWDGDAGKLNINGTYYKFVQSHWHTPSEHTLNGSKFDMEMHAVHENSKGERAVIGIWYTIGQPDPLLSKLLDNIKLSGDNKDIDLGILNPGLIKFGSRKYYRYVGSLTTPPCSEGVIWTIVKKVRTVSREQLKALKEAVHDGFEINARPTQELNGRKVWLYTPNVV, encoded by the exons ATGACAG GTGAAGAATACATCTACACTAAAGGAGCTAGAAATGGACCAGAGAATTGGGGGAGTCTAAAACCTGAGTGGGAAGTTTGTAGAAATGGAAAATCTCAATCTCCAATTGATATTAAAAATGTAGAGGGGTTTTCTCAACTTGGAAAACTTAAAAAAGATTACAAAGTAGCTCCTGCCACCTTGAAGAATAGGGGCCATGACATCATG CTCCAGTGGGACGGAGATGCAGGGAAGCTTAACATAAATGGAACTTACTACAAGTTTGTGCAAAGTCATTGGCACACACCTTCAGAGCACACGTTGAATGGATCAAA GTTTGACATGGAAATGCATGCAGTCCATGAAAACTCTAAAGGAGAGAGAGCTGTTATTGGAATATGGTATACAATTGGCCAGCCAGATCCCTTGCTTTCAAAG CTGCTCGACAACATAAAATTAAGTGGAGACAACAAGGACATAGATTTGGGAATACTTAACCCAGGACTCATCAAGTTTGGAAGCAGAAAGTATTACAGATATGTTGGTTCTCTGACAACACCACCATGCTCTGAAGGTGTTATTTGGACAATAGTGAAGAAG GTTAGGACGGTCTCAAGGGAGCAGTTGAAGGCCTTAAAAGAAGCTGTTCATgat GGATTTGAGATCAATGCAAGGCCAACCCAGGAGCTTAATGGAAGAAAAGTTTGGTTATATACTCCAAATGTGGTGTGA